The Daucus carota subsp. sativus chromosome 2, DH1 v3.0, whole genome shotgun sequence genome includes a window with the following:
- the LOC108209719 gene encoding ATP-dependent DNA helicase homolog RECG, chloroplastic isoform X1, with the protein MALTVSFVQSCSVSFSEKCLRSAIIFEAERGYTNALGRKMRFNSFLFSKVSKLCSRSKHKFAESLLKEVGSYERASITDRSKLLNKVSILMGYSDLNELFENESVPTISGLNQEAAAGDFSFARKRFPSIILGQSPKVKLYDENTLHERIDHAAGQICKDFSPSAVNAMWVNPDSFYEAWPSMASIHKLESLSLRGEDNFNLPSSLDSQTVDNNSVSGSSGTGEIWLSQAASLRVEKSSSSKEETSYTSPLRANSQTSMAEPKLVPEPLVDDAPSGTTLEIQQTALSVNLFLDKPISFIPKLSKKHSSQLENCGLHTLRKLLHHFPRTYADLHDAQIGIEDGQYFSFVGKVLSSRGVRASFNLSFLEVVVGCEIVEINSTSEQFTDEIDYKKKKTVYLHLMKFFRGTRFTFQPFLKSLQAKHKEGEIVCVSGKVRSMHAKDHYEMREYNMDVIPDGNASNASGTERPYPIYPSKGGVNPNILKSIISRVLQVLPGEIDPIPRNITEEFGLVPLRDAYLGIHQPENIDAADLARRRLIFDDFFYLQLGRLFQMLEGLRTQIEKDKLLDKYRKPELNVVFAEDWCNLTKHFLGALPYSLTRSQLNAASEIIWDLKRQIPMYRLLQGDVGCGKTVVAFLACMEVIASGFQAAFMVPTELLAVQHYEHLLNLLENMGNEHDKPSVALLTGSTPSKQSRLIREGLRAGNISLVIGTHSLIAEKVEFLALRIAVVDEQHRFGVIQRGRFNSKLYFNSLSSTLAGNDSSASPKGEYMAPHILAMSATPIPRTLALALYGDMSLTQITDLPPGRIPIETCIIEGSESGFSKVYQVMLDELEAGGKIYLVYPVIELSEQLPQLRAASADFETISSKFRDYNCGLLHGKMKSDEKDEALRRFRSGETHILLATQVIEIGVDVPDASMMVVMNAERFGMAQLHQLRGRVGRGVRKSKCILVASSVSSLSRLKVLESSQDGFHLASMDLILRGPGDLLGKKQSGHLPDFPIARLEIDGNILQDAHAAALETLGMSHDLEKFPELKAELSMRQPLCILGD; encoded by the exons ATGGCTCTGACTGTCTCCTTTGTGCAATCTTGTAGTGTG TCTTTCAGTGAGAAATGTCTGAGAAGTGCTATCATATTTGAAGCTGAGAGAGGCTATACGAATGCCTTGGGAAGGAAAATGAG GTTTAACAGTTTCCTTTTCTCTAAGGTTTCAAAATTGTGCTCTCGATCAAAGCATAAGTTTGCAGAAAGCTTGTTAAAGGAGGTGGGAAGTTATGAGCGCGCAAGCATTACAGACCGATCCAAGCTGCTAAATAAG GTATCTATCCTGATGGGCTACAGTGATCTAAATGAGTTATTTGAGAATGAAAGCGTACCGACAATATCTGGCTTGAACCAAGAAGCTGCAGCTGGTGATTTTAGTTTTGCACGTAAACGTTTTCCTTCTATCATCTTAGGTCAATCTCCAAAAGTGAAGTTGTATGATGAGAACACCCTACATGAAAGGATTGACCATGCAGCAGGTCAGATTTGTAAGGATTTCTCCCCAAGCGCTGTCAATGCAATGTGGGTTAATCCTGATAGTTTCTACGAGGCATGGCCTTCTATGGCCAGCATTCATAAGTTAGAATCTCTTTCCTTGAGAGGAGAAGATAATTTTAACTTACCTTCATCTTTGGACTCTCAAACCGTGGATAATAATTCAGTTTCAGGTAGTAGTGGCACAGGTGAAATATGGCTTTCTCAAGCTGCCAGCCTTCGTGTTGAAAAATCTTCTTCTTCAAAGGAAGAAACATCTTATACTTCTCCTTTGCGTGCGAACTCCCAGACTTCGATGGCTGAACCTAAGCTAGTTCCAGAACCCTTGGTTGATGATGCTCCCAGTGGAACTACACTTGAAATTCAGCAAACTGCTTTATCAGTTAACTTATTTCTGGACAAACCTATAAGTTTCATCCCTAAATTGAGTAAGAAGCATAGCAGTCAGTTGGAAAATTGTGGTTTACACACG CTGCGAAAGCTGCTTCACCATTTCCCTAGGACCTATGCCGATCTACATGATGCACAAATAGGAATAGAGGACGGGCAGTACTTCAGCTTTGTTGGCAAAGTTTTATCCTCAAG AGGAGTGAGGGCTAGCTTTAACTTATCCTTTCTTGAGGTTGTAGTGGGCTGTGAGATTGTGGAGATCAATTCAACTTCTGAACAGTTCACAGATGAAATTGattacaaaaaaaagaaaactgtTTACCTACATTTGATGAAATTCTTCCGCGGGACTCGTTTCACATTTCAGCCATTTCTCAAAAGTCTTCAGGCTAAGCATAAGGAGGGAGAAATTGTCTGTGTTAGTGGTAAG GTGAGGTCTATGCATGCCAAAGACCACTATGAGATGAGGGAATACAATATGGATGTTATTCCAGATGGAAATGCCTCAAATGCTTCTGGAACAGAGAGACCATATCCAATTTATCCTTCGAAAGGTGGCGTAAACCCGAATATTCTTAAAAGTATAATCTCAAG GGTGCTACAGGTCTTGCCTGGCGAAATTGATCCTATTCCAAGAAATATCACTGAGGAATTTGGACTTGTACCCCTCCGGGAT GCTTATCTAGGAATACACCAGCCAGAGAACATAGATGCGGCTGATTTAGCTCGTAGGAGGCTCATCTTTGATGACTTCTTTTATCTTCAG TTAGGACGTCTGTTCCAAATGCTTGAGGGACTCAGAACACAAATAGAGAAGGACAAATTGCTTGATAAGTACAGGAAGCCTGAATTGAATGTGGTTTTTGCTGAAGACTGGTGCAATCTTACCAAGCATTTTTTAGGGGCCCTTCCGTATTCACTTACACGTAGTCAACTGAATGCAGCTTCAGAAATTATCTGGGACCTTAAGCGGCAGATTCCCATGTATCGCCTTTTACAG GGTGATGTTGGTTGTGGGAAAACTGTGGTAGCTTTCTTGGCATGCATGGAAGTCATTGCCTCAGGTTTTCAG GCTGCTTTTATGGTTCCCACCGAGTTGCTTGCGGTCCAGCACTATGAGCACCTTCTTAATTTGCTAGAGAATATGGGGAATGAGCATGACAAACCTTCTGTTGCTTTATTGACTGGGTCAACACCATCAAAACAGTCACGGCTAATTCGTGAG GGTCTGCGAGCCGGCAACATCTCATTGGTCATTGGAACTCACAGTTTGATTGCAGAAAAAGTAGAATTCTTAGCTTTACGCATTGCTGTGGTGGACGAGCAACACCGTTTTGGTGTGATTCAGAGAGGAAGGTTCAACAGCAAG TTATATTTTAACTCTCTGAGTTCGACACTAGCTGGAAATGATTCAAGTGCCTCGCCCAAGGGCGAGTATATGGCTCCTCATATTCTCGCTATGTCGGCTACCCCAATTCCAAGGACACTTGCTCTGGCCTTGTATGGTGATATGTCCTTGACCCAA ATCACTGATTTACCTCCTGGAAGGATACCTATAGAGACATGTATTATTGAAGGAAGTGAATCTGGCTTTTCGAAGGTCTACCAG GTTATGTTGGATGAACTAGAAGCAGGAGGAAAAATATATCTGGTGTATCCGGTAATTGAGCTCTCTGAACAGCTTCCTCAACTTCGTGCGGCTTCTGCTGATTTTGAAACTATATCTAGTAAGTTCAGAGATTATAATTGTGGGCTGCTGCATGGGAAAATGAAGAGTGACGAGAAAGATGAAGCATTGAGACGTTTTAGATCTGGTGAAACTCATATACTGCTAGCTACACAAGTTATCGAGATCGGTGTGGATGTTCCAGATGCATCTATGATGGTTGTTATGAATGCTGAAAGATTTGGAATGGCTCAATTGCACCAACTTAGAGGACGAGTAGGTCGTGGAGTGCGAAAATCAAAATGTATACTAGTAGCGTCTTCCGTCAGTAGCTTAAGTCGGTTGAAGGTGCTTGAGAGCTCGCAAGATGGTTTTCACCTTGCAAGCATGGATCTTATTCTTCGTGGACCTGGTGACTTACTTGGTAAGAAACAGTCAGGACACCTTCCAGATTTTCCTATTGCCAGACTGGAGATAGATGGGAATATTCTACAAGATGCACATGCCGCCGCCTTG GAAACTTTAGGCATGTCCCATGATTTGGAGAAATTCCCTGAGCTTAAAGCAGAACTTAGCATGAGACAGCCGCTTTGCATTCTTGGTGATTAA
- the LOC108209719 gene encoding ATP-dependent DNA helicase homolog RECG, chloroplastic isoform X2 translates to MSFSEKCLRSAIIFEAERGYTNALGRKMRFNSFLFSKVSKLCSRSKHKFAESLLKEVGSYERASITDRSKLLNKVSILMGYSDLNELFENESVPTISGLNQEAAAGDFSFARKRFPSIILGQSPKVKLYDENTLHERIDHAAGQICKDFSPSAVNAMWVNPDSFYEAWPSMASIHKLESLSLRGEDNFNLPSSLDSQTVDNNSVSGSSGTGEIWLSQAASLRVEKSSSSKEETSYTSPLRANSQTSMAEPKLVPEPLVDDAPSGTTLEIQQTALSVNLFLDKPISFIPKLSKKHSSQLENCGLHTLRKLLHHFPRTYADLHDAQIGIEDGQYFSFVGKVLSSRGVRASFNLSFLEVVVGCEIVEINSTSEQFTDEIDYKKKKTVYLHLMKFFRGTRFTFQPFLKSLQAKHKEGEIVCVSGKVRSMHAKDHYEMREYNMDVIPDGNASNASGTERPYPIYPSKGGVNPNILKSIISRVLQVLPGEIDPIPRNITEEFGLVPLRDAYLGIHQPENIDAADLARRRLIFDDFFYLQLGRLFQMLEGLRTQIEKDKLLDKYRKPELNVVFAEDWCNLTKHFLGALPYSLTRSQLNAASEIIWDLKRQIPMYRLLQGDVGCGKTVVAFLACMEVIASGFQAAFMVPTELLAVQHYEHLLNLLENMGNEHDKPSVALLTGSTPSKQSRLIREGLRAGNISLVIGTHSLIAEKVEFLALRIAVVDEQHRFGVIQRGRFNSKLYFNSLSSTLAGNDSSASPKGEYMAPHILAMSATPIPRTLALALYGDMSLTQITDLPPGRIPIETCIIEGSESGFSKVYQVMLDELEAGGKIYLVYPVIELSEQLPQLRAASADFETISSKFRDYNCGLLHGKMKSDEKDEALRRFRSGETHILLATQVIEIGVDVPDASMMVVMNAERFGMAQLHQLRGRVGRGVRKSKCILVASSVSSLSRLKVLESSQDGFHLASMDLILRGPGDLLGKKQSGHLPDFPIARLEIDGNILQDAHAAALETLGMSHDLEKFPELKAELSMRQPLCILGD, encoded by the exons TCTTTCAGTGAGAAATGTCTGAGAAGTGCTATCATATTTGAAGCTGAGAGAGGCTATACGAATGCCTTGGGAAGGAAAATGAG GTTTAACAGTTTCCTTTTCTCTAAGGTTTCAAAATTGTGCTCTCGATCAAAGCATAAGTTTGCAGAAAGCTTGTTAAAGGAGGTGGGAAGTTATGAGCGCGCAAGCATTACAGACCGATCCAAGCTGCTAAATAAG GTATCTATCCTGATGGGCTACAGTGATCTAAATGAGTTATTTGAGAATGAAAGCGTACCGACAATATCTGGCTTGAACCAAGAAGCTGCAGCTGGTGATTTTAGTTTTGCACGTAAACGTTTTCCTTCTATCATCTTAGGTCAATCTCCAAAAGTGAAGTTGTATGATGAGAACACCCTACATGAAAGGATTGACCATGCAGCAGGTCAGATTTGTAAGGATTTCTCCCCAAGCGCTGTCAATGCAATGTGGGTTAATCCTGATAGTTTCTACGAGGCATGGCCTTCTATGGCCAGCATTCATAAGTTAGAATCTCTTTCCTTGAGAGGAGAAGATAATTTTAACTTACCTTCATCTTTGGACTCTCAAACCGTGGATAATAATTCAGTTTCAGGTAGTAGTGGCACAGGTGAAATATGGCTTTCTCAAGCTGCCAGCCTTCGTGTTGAAAAATCTTCTTCTTCAAAGGAAGAAACATCTTATACTTCTCCTTTGCGTGCGAACTCCCAGACTTCGATGGCTGAACCTAAGCTAGTTCCAGAACCCTTGGTTGATGATGCTCCCAGTGGAACTACACTTGAAATTCAGCAAACTGCTTTATCAGTTAACTTATTTCTGGACAAACCTATAAGTTTCATCCCTAAATTGAGTAAGAAGCATAGCAGTCAGTTGGAAAATTGTGGTTTACACACG CTGCGAAAGCTGCTTCACCATTTCCCTAGGACCTATGCCGATCTACATGATGCACAAATAGGAATAGAGGACGGGCAGTACTTCAGCTTTGTTGGCAAAGTTTTATCCTCAAG AGGAGTGAGGGCTAGCTTTAACTTATCCTTTCTTGAGGTTGTAGTGGGCTGTGAGATTGTGGAGATCAATTCAACTTCTGAACAGTTCACAGATGAAATTGattacaaaaaaaagaaaactgtTTACCTACATTTGATGAAATTCTTCCGCGGGACTCGTTTCACATTTCAGCCATTTCTCAAAAGTCTTCAGGCTAAGCATAAGGAGGGAGAAATTGTCTGTGTTAGTGGTAAG GTGAGGTCTATGCATGCCAAAGACCACTATGAGATGAGGGAATACAATATGGATGTTATTCCAGATGGAAATGCCTCAAATGCTTCTGGAACAGAGAGACCATATCCAATTTATCCTTCGAAAGGTGGCGTAAACCCGAATATTCTTAAAAGTATAATCTCAAG GGTGCTACAGGTCTTGCCTGGCGAAATTGATCCTATTCCAAGAAATATCACTGAGGAATTTGGACTTGTACCCCTCCGGGAT GCTTATCTAGGAATACACCAGCCAGAGAACATAGATGCGGCTGATTTAGCTCGTAGGAGGCTCATCTTTGATGACTTCTTTTATCTTCAG TTAGGACGTCTGTTCCAAATGCTTGAGGGACTCAGAACACAAATAGAGAAGGACAAATTGCTTGATAAGTACAGGAAGCCTGAATTGAATGTGGTTTTTGCTGAAGACTGGTGCAATCTTACCAAGCATTTTTTAGGGGCCCTTCCGTATTCACTTACACGTAGTCAACTGAATGCAGCTTCAGAAATTATCTGGGACCTTAAGCGGCAGATTCCCATGTATCGCCTTTTACAG GGTGATGTTGGTTGTGGGAAAACTGTGGTAGCTTTCTTGGCATGCATGGAAGTCATTGCCTCAGGTTTTCAG GCTGCTTTTATGGTTCCCACCGAGTTGCTTGCGGTCCAGCACTATGAGCACCTTCTTAATTTGCTAGAGAATATGGGGAATGAGCATGACAAACCTTCTGTTGCTTTATTGACTGGGTCAACACCATCAAAACAGTCACGGCTAATTCGTGAG GGTCTGCGAGCCGGCAACATCTCATTGGTCATTGGAACTCACAGTTTGATTGCAGAAAAAGTAGAATTCTTAGCTTTACGCATTGCTGTGGTGGACGAGCAACACCGTTTTGGTGTGATTCAGAGAGGAAGGTTCAACAGCAAG TTATATTTTAACTCTCTGAGTTCGACACTAGCTGGAAATGATTCAAGTGCCTCGCCCAAGGGCGAGTATATGGCTCCTCATATTCTCGCTATGTCGGCTACCCCAATTCCAAGGACACTTGCTCTGGCCTTGTATGGTGATATGTCCTTGACCCAA ATCACTGATTTACCTCCTGGAAGGATACCTATAGAGACATGTATTATTGAAGGAAGTGAATCTGGCTTTTCGAAGGTCTACCAG GTTATGTTGGATGAACTAGAAGCAGGAGGAAAAATATATCTGGTGTATCCGGTAATTGAGCTCTCTGAACAGCTTCCTCAACTTCGTGCGGCTTCTGCTGATTTTGAAACTATATCTAGTAAGTTCAGAGATTATAATTGTGGGCTGCTGCATGGGAAAATGAAGAGTGACGAGAAAGATGAAGCATTGAGACGTTTTAGATCTGGTGAAACTCATATACTGCTAGCTACACAAGTTATCGAGATCGGTGTGGATGTTCCAGATGCATCTATGATGGTTGTTATGAATGCTGAAAGATTTGGAATGGCTCAATTGCACCAACTTAGAGGACGAGTAGGTCGTGGAGTGCGAAAATCAAAATGTATACTAGTAGCGTCTTCCGTCAGTAGCTTAAGTCGGTTGAAGGTGCTTGAGAGCTCGCAAGATGGTTTTCACCTTGCAAGCATGGATCTTATTCTTCGTGGACCTGGTGACTTACTTGGTAAGAAACAGTCAGGACACCTTCCAGATTTTCCTATTGCCAGACTGGAGATAGATGGGAATATTCTACAAGATGCACATGCCGCCGCCTTG GAAACTTTAGGCATGTCCCATGATTTGGAGAAATTCCCTGAGCTTAAAGCAGAACTTAGCATGAGACAGCCGCTTTGCATTCTTGGTGATTAA
- the LOC108209719 gene encoding ATP-dependent DNA helicase homolog RECG, chloroplastic isoform X4 has protein sequence MALTVSFVQSCSVSFSEKCLRSAIIFEAERGYTNALGRKMRFNSFLFSKVSKLCSRSKHKFAESLLKEVGSYERASITDRSKLLNKVSILMGYSDLNELFENESVPTISGLNQEAAAGDFSFARKRFPSIILGQSPKVKLYDENTLHERIDHAAVSGSSGTGEIWLSQAASLRVEKSSSSKEETSYTSPLRANSQTSMAEPKLVPEPLVDDAPSGTTLEIQQTALSVNLFLDKPISFIPKLSKKHSSQLENCGLHTLRKLLHHFPRTYADLHDAQIGIEDGQYFSFVGKVLSSRGVRASFNLSFLEVVVGCEIVEINSTSEQFTDEIDYKKKKTVYLHLMKFFRGTRFTFQPFLKSLQAKHKEGEIVCVSGKVRSMHAKDHYEMREYNMDVIPDGNASNASGTERPYPIYPSKGGVNPNILKSIISRVLQVLPGEIDPIPRNITEEFGLVPLRDAYLGIHQPENIDAADLARRRLIFDDFFYLQLGRLFQMLEGLRTQIEKDKLLDKYRKPELNVVFAEDWCNLTKHFLGALPYSLTRSQLNAASEIIWDLKRQIPMYRLLQGDVGCGKTVVAFLACMEVIASGFQAAFMVPTELLAVQHYEHLLNLLENMGNEHDKPSVALLTGSTPSKQSRLIREGLRAGNISLVIGTHSLIAEKVEFLALRIAVVDEQHRFGVIQRGRFNSKLYFNSLSSTLAGNDSSASPKGEYMAPHILAMSATPIPRTLALALYGDMSLTQITDLPPGRIPIETCIIEGSESGFSKVYQVMLDELEAGGKIYLVYPVIELSEQLPQLRAASADFETISSKFRDYNCGLLHGKMKSDEKDEALRRFRSGETHILLATQVIEIGVDVPDASMMVVMNAERFGMAQLHQLRGRVGRGVRKSKCILVASSVSSLSRLKVLESSQDGFHLASMDLILRGPGDLLGKKQSGHLPDFPIARLEIDGNILQDAHAAALETLGMSHDLEKFPELKAELSMRQPLCILGD, from the exons ATGGCTCTGACTGTCTCCTTTGTGCAATCTTGTAGTGTG TCTTTCAGTGAGAAATGTCTGAGAAGTGCTATCATATTTGAAGCTGAGAGAGGCTATACGAATGCCTTGGGAAGGAAAATGAG GTTTAACAGTTTCCTTTTCTCTAAGGTTTCAAAATTGTGCTCTCGATCAAAGCATAAGTTTGCAGAAAGCTTGTTAAAGGAGGTGGGAAGTTATGAGCGCGCAAGCATTACAGACCGATCCAAGCTGCTAAATAAG GTATCTATCCTGATGGGCTACAGTGATCTAAATGAGTTATTTGAGAATGAAAGCGTACCGACAATATCTGGCTTGAACCAAGAAGCTGCAGCTGGTGATTTTAGTTTTGCACGTAAACGTTTTCCTTCTATCATCTTAGGTCAATCTCCAAAAGTGAAGTTGTATGATGAGAACACCCTACATGAAAGGATTGACCATGCAGCAG TTTCAGGTAGTAGTGGCACAGGTGAAATATGGCTTTCTCAAGCTGCCAGCCTTCGTGTTGAAAAATCTTCTTCTTCAAAGGAAGAAACATCTTATACTTCTCCTTTGCGTGCGAACTCCCAGACTTCGATGGCTGAACCTAAGCTAGTTCCAGAACCCTTGGTTGATGATGCTCCCAGTGGAACTACACTTGAAATTCAGCAAACTGCTTTATCAGTTAACTTATTTCTGGACAAACCTATAAGTTTCATCCCTAAATTGAGTAAGAAGCATAGCAGTCAGTTGGAAAATTGTGGTTTACACACG CTGCGAAAGCTGCTTCACCATTTCCCTAGGACCTATGCCGATCTACATGATGCACAAATAGGAATAGAGGACGGGCAGTACTTCAGCTTTGTTGGCAAAGTTTTATCCTCAAG AGGAGTGAGGGCTAGCTTTAACTTATCCTTTCTTGAGGTTGTAGTGGGCTGTGAGATTGTGGAGATCAATTCAACTTCTGAACAGTTCACAGATGAAATTGattacaaaaaaaagaaaactgtTTACCTACATTTGATGAAATTCTTCCGCGGGACTCGTTTCACATTTCAGCCATTTCTCAAAAGTCTTCAGGCTAAGCATAAGGAGGGAGAAATTGTCTGTGTTAGTGGTAAG GTGAGGTCTATGCATGCCAAAGACCACTATGAGATGAGGGAATACAATATGGATGTTATTCCAGATGGAAATGCCTCAAATGCTTCTGGAACAGAGAGACCATATCCAATTTATCCTTCGAAAGGTGGCGTAAACCCGAATATTCTTAAAAGTATAATCTCAAG GGTGCTACAGGTCTTGCCTGGCGAAATTGATCCTATTCCAAGAAATATCACTGAGGAATTTGGACTTGTACCCCTCCGGGAT GCTTATCTAGGAATACACCAGCCAGAGAACATAGATGCGGCTGATTTAGCTCGTAGGAGGCTCATCTTTGATGACTTCTTTTATCTTCAG TTAGGACGTCTGTTCCAAATGCTTGAGGGACTCAGAACACAAATAGAGAAGGACAAATTGCTTGATAAGTACAGGAAGCCTGAATTGAATGTGGTTTTTGCTGAAGACTGGTGCAATCTTACCAAGCATTTTTTAGGGGCCCTTCCGTATTCACTTACACGTAGTCAACTGAATGCAGCTTCAGAAATTATCTGGGACCTTAAGCGGCAGATTCCCATGTATCGCCTTTTACAG GGTGATGTTGGTTGTGGGAAAACTGTGGTAGCTTTCTTGGCATGCATGGAAGTCATTGCCTCAGGTTTTCAG GCTGCTTTTATGGTTCCCACCGAGTTGCTTGCGGTCCAGCACTATGAGCACCTTCTTAATTTGCTAGAGAATATGGGGAATGAGCATGACAAACCTTCTGTTGCTTTATTGACTGGGTCAACACCATCAAAACAGTCACGGCTAATTCGTGAG GGTCTGCGAGCCGGCAACATCTCATTGGTCATTGGAACTCACAGTTTGATTGCAGAAAAAGTAGAATTCTTAGCTTTACGCATTGCTGTGGTGGACGAGCAACACCGTTTTGGTGTGATTCAGAGAGGAAGGTTCAACAGCAAG TTATATTTTAACTCTCTGAGTTCGACACTAGCTGGAAATGATTCAAGTGCCTCGCCCAAGGGCGAGTATATGGCTCCTCATATTCTCGCTATGTCGGCTACCCCAATTCCAAGGACACTTGCTCTGGCCTTGTATGGTGATATGTCCTTGACCCAA ATCACTGATTTACCTCCTGGAAGGATACCTATAGAGACATGTATTATTGAAGGAAGTGAATCTGGCTTTTCGAAGGTCTACCAG GTTATGTTGGATGAACTAGAAGCAGGAGGAAAAATATATCTGGTGTATCCGGTAATTGAGCTCTCTGAACAGCTTCCTCAACTTCGTGCGGCTTCTGCTGATTTTGAAACTATATCTAGTAAGTTCAGAGATTATAATTGTGGGCTGCTGCATGGGAAAATGAAGAGTGACGAGAAAGATGAAGCATTGAGACGTTTTAGATCTGGTGAAACTCATATACTGCTAGCTACACAAGTTATCGAGATCGGTGTGGATGTTCCAGATGCATCTATGATGGTTGTTATGAATGCTGAAAGATTTGGAATGGCTCAATTGCACCAACTTAGAGGACGAGTAGGTCGTGGAGTGCGAAAATCAAAATGTATACTAGTAGCGTCTTCCGTCAGTAGCTTAAGTCGGTTGAAGGTGCTTGAGAGCTCGCAAGATGGTTTTCACCTTGCAAGCATGGATCTTATTCTTCGTGGACCTGGTGACTTACTTGGTAAGAAACAGTCAGGACACCTTCCAGATTTTCCTATTGCCAGACTGGAGATAGATGGGAATATTCTACAAGATGCACATGCCGCCGCCTTG GAAACTTTAGGCATGTCCCATGATTTGGAGAAATTCCCTGAGCTTAAAGCAGAACTTAGCATGAGACAGCCGCTTTGCATTCTTGGTGATTAA